The Glycine soja cultivar W05 chromosome 8, ASM419377v2, whole genome shotgun sequence genome has a window encoding:
- the LOC114424316 gene encoding protein FAR1-RELATED SEQUENCE 5-like isoform X2 encodes MDFVVVDSDNGNEAEHSCLEESTSIFEGVEVQEPYVGMEFDSEEDAREFYVDYARRIGFVVRIMQRRRFGIDGRTLARRLGCNKQGFSPNNMGILGPEKKLRPSAREGCKATILVKLEKSGKWVVTRFVKDHNHPLIATANGFSTAVSFLLV; translated from the coding sequence ATGGATTTTGTGGTAGTGGATTCAGACAACGGAAATGAAGCAGAACATAGCTGTCTAGAAGAGAGTACAAGTATATTTGAAGGAGTTGAAGTTCAAGAACCATATGTGGGCATGGAATTTGATTCTGAAGAAGATGCTAGGGAGTTTTATGTTGATTATGCCAGACGGATAGGATTTGTTGTACGCATAATGCAACGGCGACGTTTTGGAATTGATGGGAGGACTCTTGCTCGCCGACTTGGATGTAACAAACAAGGATTCTCACCAAATAACATGGGAATATTAGGACCAGAAAAAAAGCTAAGACCTAGCGCCCGAGAAGGTTGCAAGGCAACAATTTTGGTGAAGTTGGAAAAATCAGGAAAATGGGTTGTCACAAGATTTGTAAAGGATCACAACCATCCTCTAATTGCTACAGCTAATGGGTTCAGCACAGCGGTGAGTTTTCTGCTTGTTTAA
- the LOC114421400 gene encoding serine/threonine-protein phosphatase 7 long form homolog — translation MFFIKMGYLKINASLISALIERWRPETHTFHMRCGECTITLQDVSVLLGISVDDLPLIGPTNLDWADLCEELLGVRPQEGEIKGSMVKLSWLAHHFAQINNDDDDEEQVRRFARAWILRFIGGVLFIDKSSNKVSLRYLQFLRDFEECGTYAWGAAVLGFLYRVMCSATDYKTKSIGGMCILLQMWAWERCPTLAPKRTPSQVENTPLGHRWLRRGNQHIGNDDVRVFRRKLDIMKHHEFVWEPYTSTVISLLSPVCLVGSLAWYAVVPPICLQVIEWHQPERVLRQFRMQQPVSESPSQPLNIHDITLKGKHDENWGQLFAPMIHQWNNRHAFRVDAYPRQEGLLSFNSDYMVWYRRKTKMFVDPQNAKTATLAEVAETLQYMVSPQGRNTWTVDDLVPYVEKITILSEEQERVTEPVSHGPASERQFPAQQ, via the exons ATGTTCTTCATCAAGATgggatacttaaaaataaatgcctcATTAATTAGTGCTCTgatagaaagatggaggccggaaacacatacgtttcacatgagatgcggagagtgtACTATTACTCTCCAAGACGTCTCTGTGTTGTTAGGTATAAGTGTGGATGATTTACCATTAATCggtccaacaaatcttgattgggctgatttatgtgaggaattattgggagtcagaccacaagaAGGTGAAATTAAAGGTAGTATGGTTAAgttaagttggctggctcaccattttgcacaaataaataacgacgacgacgacgaagaACAAGTACGAAGGTTTGCCCGTGCATGGATACTGAGATTCATTGGAGGTGTCTTGTTCATTGACAAAAGCAGTAACAAAGTTTCGCTAaggtaccttcaatttttacgtgactttgaagaatgtggcacatatgcatggggagctgccGTACTTGGTTTTCTATACAGAGTGATGTGCAGTGCTaccgattataaaactaaatcaatcggaggtatgtgcatcttactacaaatgtgggcatgggaacgatgtccaaccttggctccaaagaggactccttcCCAAGTAGAAAATACACCACTGGGGCACAG gtggctgcgacgtggaaaccaacatatcGGCAATGATGATGTGAGAGTTTTTCGTCGCAAGTTGGATATTATGAAACATCATGAG tttgtgtgggagccttacacaTCAACCGTTATATCATTGTTGTCTCCCGTTTGTTTAGTCGGAAGTCTCGCGTGGTACGCGGTGGTGCCACCAATTTGTTTACAAGttattgagtggcaccaaccggaAAGAGTATTGAGACAATTTCGGATGCAGCAACCAGTTTCAGAGTCTCCTTCACAACCCTTAAACATTCATGACATAACATTAAAAGGGAAACATGACGAAAATTGGGGGCAATTGTTCGCCCCAATGATTCATCAATGGAATAATCGTCATGCATTTAGGGTTGACGCTTATCCCCGACAAGAAGGCCTATTGAGCTTTAACTCGgactacatggtctggtataggcgaaagacaaagatgtttgttgacccaCAAAATGCAAAGAcggctacattg GCTGAAGTTGCGGAGACATTACAATACATGgtgtctcctcaagggaggaatacatggacagttgatgatctcgtgccttatgtggaaaaaattacaattttatccgaagagcaagagagagtcactgagccagtgtcacatggtccTGCATCAGAGCGTCAATTTCCTGCACAACagtaa
- the LOC114424316 gene encoding protein FAR1-RELATED SEQUENCE 5-like isoform X1, translated as MAGLPRCLVSMSRHASLNGGMDPVPLMPMAASMVLHPPLFHMDSDNGNEAEHSCLEESTSIFEGVEVQEPYVGMEFDSEEDAREFYVDYARRIGFVVRIMQRRRFGIDGRTLARRLGCNKQGFSPNNMGILGPEKKLRPSAREGCKATILVKLEKSGKWVVTRFVKDHNHPLIATANGFSTAVSFLLV; from the exons ATGGCGGGACTGCCCAGATGCCTAGTCAGCATGTCCCGCCACGCCAGTTTGAATGGCGGTATGGACCCTGTCCCGCTGATGCCAATGGCGGCATCCATGGTTTTGCACCCTCCGCTGTTTCACA TGGATTCAGACAACGGAAATGAAGCAGAACATAGCTGTCTAGAAGAGAGTACAAGTATATTTGAAGGAGTTGAAGTTCAAGAACCATATGTGGGCATGGAATTTGATTCTGAAGAAGATGCTAGGGAGTTTTATGTTGATTATGCCAGACGGATAGGATTTGTTGTACGCATAATGCAACGGCGACGTTTTGGAATTGATGGGAGGACTCTTGCTCGCCGACTTGGATGTAACAAACAAGGATTCTCACCAAATAACATGGGAATATTAGGACCAGAAAAAAAGCTAAGACCTAGCGCCCGAGAAGGTTGCAAGGCAACAATTTTGGTGAAGTTGGAAAAATCAGGAAAATGGGTTGTCACAAGATTTGTAAAGGATCACAACCATCCTCTAATTGCTACAGCTAATGGGTTCAGCACAGCGGTGAGTTTTCTGCTTGTTTAA